The following is a genomic window from Manihot esculenta cultivar AM560-2 chromosome 9, M.esculenta_v8, whole genome shotgun sequence.
attattatatgataaattTCTCATTGTTTTACTGAACTATGCTGCATATACACAAAAAGAACGAATGCCAATTTGCTAGTCTGTGGACCTCACTGCATGATTTGTTCGGGCTTTTCTATGTGCATAAAAATAAACCAGTGAAagtgaaattgaaaattttcctCGAAATGGAAGAAAAATGAATTCTGGGTAATTGGAGGGTTGAAATCCTGCACTTTCAGTTCTCTACAACTCTGAATTCAGATGGCTGTAGAAGACATGATATTTTCTGATCTAGATGACATTGTTTATAGCTCTGCATCTCATTTCTTCTGTGGAATAGCATGTTACTGCTAATGGGTTTAAGCCCTGTCTCTTCTGCTGAGTATAACTACATGGAATGTTTGTAACAGATGGGAGAAGAATGGGATGACAGCCTACAGTCGAAGGAACAAATTGAAGCTAACCTGCTAAGCAAGTATGAGGCAGCTATGAGAAGGGAAAAAGCACTGGCTTATTCATTCTCCCATCAGGTGATTAATTTTGTTGTTTTCATATGCTTGAGGTCATTAGGATTTAGGAGTATTGCATCGTTGGATAACTTTAAATTCTCCTGAATAGTTTCAGCTACAGTTCTTTAAGGTTTGAAAAACTAGAATTAGATTAAAGTAGCTTAGAACTTCATGAAAGATTAAAGGGAAATTTGTTATTTAGTCCCTGTATTGTGGAGAAACTTATTAGTGGGACCttctattttgaaaaatatattaaaacattttgaaattttaaaaaatctactaattaatacATTCATTAGTTTTTGCTGCCGttcaagtattttattatttagtccctatagtttaaaaaaaattattagttggtctctcaattttgtaaaaaatctactaattagtcctCCGTATTGAGagcattttagacttttttgtaatatttaacggctaaaataaaaaaaaaaaactaattagtagattttttataaCATAGGGATGTCTcaatatatatatcaaaattgAAGGAAAACTTATTTTCCTATACCACAGGAACCGAATggtaattttttaaagattaaattatttgtttAGTCAAGATTAGCTACACAGGTAGAGTAAAATAATTGCAGGTTTGtggtttatattattatatgatgATACCTGAACGTCAATTATATGATATGCTTGTCCTGTACTTGCTCTATGCTTCACTGAATGATACTTGGCCTTCAAGTTTGTTGAAACTATATATTACTGTCTTCTCAGCCTAATCTTGCTTGAAATCCCTTAACAGCAAACCTGGAAGAACTCTTCAAGATCTGCAAATCCTATGTTTATGAACTCAGGCAATCCTGCCTGGGGCTGGAGCTGGTTGGAGCGATGGATGGCAGCCCATCCGTGGGAGAATCGGAGCATGACTGATAAAGAAAATAAGGATCTCTCATCTGTAAAGAATGCAAACAGAAGCATGGTTGGAGGAGAAATCTGCAAGTCTTATGCTCGCTACCAGCTCAATTCCGATAAATTCTCACCCTCAGAAGGTGAGAAGGCAAGACAAACTACGAGCCCACGATCCTATTCAACTCCTTCCAAGCTGGCTTCTTCTGCAATAGCTAGAAAATTGAAATCAGCAAGTCCAAGGAGCAGCGTTGGGGCCCCAGATGATGACTCCAGAAGTATAGTAAGTATGCAGTCAGATCGATATAGAAGGCACAGCATTGCAGGAACACCTGTGCGAGATGATGAGAGCCTTGGTAGCTCATCAACAGTTCCAAGCTACATGGTACCTACTGAGTCTGCAAGAGCAAAGTCCAGGTTGCAAAGTCCATTGGGAGCAGAAAAGGATGGGACaccagaaaaggaaaaaagaactCCTGGGCCTGTGAAGAAACGGCTTTCATATCCACCTTCACCAGCCAGAATTAGGAGGCAGTCAGGTCCACGAAAGGTGGAAAGCATCATAAATTCAGAAAATGGTGTGGTCGATACAGAGGGCTAAAAACTTCTAATAGTTGAAAGAGGAGTGTGAAAGAATTatgaattctttaaaaaaaacagaagaaaaaaGAGGAAAATAAGGATCATTCGATTACTGAATCCTCACCTGTTGTGGAAAATATTTATTCATTGATGAGAAAGTGTTGTTTTTGGGGTGAAATAGCCTCTTGGGATAGTTGTTTCACAAGTATTGCTTATTATTTGttcttatttatttgtttatatatacTCTAAATCACTGTTCTGTGACTTGATATTTGTATTAtgaattgatataaaaaataatctcCAAAATTGACTCTGAGCACCTTGTTTCTTTATCAAGGCAATATGAATATGCTACCGACCAATCTCCATCCAGCGAGCTTGTTGCTTCACCCAGCTTGCTTTCATTGGCTAATTGCAATGGTAATGAAGTTGTGAGCTCTTACTGATTTTGTTGTTTCAATGATCTCTTCCTCTATACACCTCCTAGCTTGCCGTAAGTTATTTGCATGGATGGTTTCACTGAAGAATATTGGTAGGGTTGCATGCCTTGTCCATTGGAAGTTTGCAATACATCCGCATATCAGGTAATGGCAAGCACCTTTCCCAGGGGACAACTCACAAGTCCCAGAATTTGAACTTCATAATCTCATTGTGCATTCGAAATTGACATATTCGAGCCCACTCTTGCCCTTTACATGTGCAAATATAGTGCCTTCATCAGTACTCGCCTTCTGAGCAAATTGAGCTGCACATATGTATAGTTATTAtcctttttttcccttttttccaAGTGCAATCGAGGAGAAAATGAAGATGGGTCGTAATATTGGCCTTCAAAACTTCCAAACTAGCCTGATTGAGCCAACCAATTCCTTCGGGAAAAAAAACCTACCAATTCCCCTCAGCTCATACTTTTTAAGTTTACAAAACATTTTGATTCCGTTCTATATGAGATTAAGGGTATAAACGAACAAAGTcgagttttaaaaaatcaaatttggttccttaatttttttttaattcgagTTAAACTCGAATTTTACTTATTTCAAACTCGAACCGAGTATTAATAAACTTAAATTTGGCTTGTTCAACAAAGAATTTAGacgaattgaatttttattgagTTGAGTCTCGAATAGTtgacaaataatttaatttatttacatatataataaattttagtttaaaaataataaatttaaaattaaataattttagttaaataaatatatatatgcaatttAACtcgtaaacttataaaaatatgcTCTTAAATCTTAACGATCTAAATATATACGAAGTTTAAGAGTGTAGTATAACTATACAGAGctgaaatttagaaaatttagatttgacttataaaaatatatgcatGCATTActcttataataaaaaataagtccaGACTATAAGTTTTAACGAGTCGAATACTCTGAAACTCAAATTTAGTTCGTTTACTAaacgaatttaaaaattaaattcgaaCTTGGTTCGTTTAGAAATCGAATGAAGTCcggttaaatttttataaagtcaAATTTCAAGTAATTTGATCCATTTACCCCACTAATTGAGATCGTCGAGTGTTTACTTTTGCTAGTTGTATTAAAATGCCTGGAAAATGCTACATATacacaatttaaaaattattaatttttttaaaccaaaaaatattaaatttactttaaaattaattttacgcTAGCTACTTAATATTTAAaggaatattaaattttttttcttttttccaacAATGTGCACATGCTGATGGTTTATTATTCCCCGAAAACCCATTTGGCCCCCATCTTCCAACTTCCCAAGTGCAAAAAGCAACAAATTCTTGATTCCACCAGTAACCTGTGTCAAATAATGTGCTTACACAAACACATTCCAAGATCCGGTACTGAGCTAATCATGCTTGCAAGCACCATCATAAATTAATGCAATGGACATCTCCAAACTTTGCAATTTAATTATACTCAGGAATGCAAAATTTTCCATGGAAATATGAATTAGAAGGAACGATCATAGAAGAATGTAGCCAGTCAGTGCTATATAGGTAAAGGGTTAGTAGATATTGCATCAGAAAGCCTAATGAGATAGAAATGAAAACCTTAATTGAGATGTGCTGCCTCTTTGCTTTTTTAACTGATTTCCTCAAAGTGTGTGCATATCCTCCCAGAATGAATTTCATCTTATGCTCCATTGAGATCGGCGCAGCCCGTGGTTGTGGTACTATTTACATCAGGAATTGGCCcaaaaaaaaaggggaaaaaggaaaatatCTGTAGTCACATACTCACATATCTCCTGAAGAAGAATCAACCATAGGTGGTGATGATGATAACACCTCTTCCAGCTGTCCTTGAAATGAAGTTTCATTCATTTCAGCCATCTTGTTAAGCGGACCTAGAGCTTCTCCAAAAAGAGCAGAGAATATCTGCCTATGGCATTCATGGCCTTCATTTGGAATCTTATGCAGGACAACACCTGGTAGAACCCGGTTTATGTAGTCAGTCATTGATGGTGGTGCTAATTGGTCATCCGTCCCCTGTTCAGCACGATGAAACTAACAGGTCTATTAATCAACTAACAAAATAAGAATGACTATATTCATATGGTAATGATTACAAATTCAGGTGCACAGCTAATGCAAAAACCGATACAGCAAGATTTGAGGATTTTGGTTTAGACCATATATTTGACCCGTTTTAACAAggggaaagaaaagaagaaagagaactCCTCAGTCCAACCTAATTCATTATTGCGAACAACACTCTAAGGTGGATTGGATTTAAACACATTTGTTGAATGTCCAATAATTTCACTATAAAAAATGTTAAACACAAACTTTCTGCACTTGTATTGTCGATTAGCATTCATCTGTTAAGGCAGAAAGCACAAGCAGTGGTCACATGGTtaaaaatgagaagaaaaattattaagagCAGATTGTAACAGTAGTTCATAAACCAGCCAAATTATAGCATCCTATCAGAATGACATGCTGCAATAAACAAGAAGgccaaaaaaaaaacagcaaTAATTAAGAAGGAATACGTGTGCAAACCTGCCATATGTGAATTGGGCCAAGAAATCCAGCCAAATCACATTCTGCTGGACTGTACGTGGACCTAAGCCAAAGGATAATGCCTTTCTTCTGACACTTCTTCTGCACATGTAGATCTGCCAAGCTGAAACCCCAGTTTGACACCTGTAGTACAGCTTCCTCAATGAATGGTTTTGCACTCCCTTGGCGGATTGACTCCTCCACATCCATATGCCAAAATTCTTCAAATGCTGGATCCTCAATCAAAATTTCATCCTGCATGTgtatcaacttttttttttctcatatgCAATTTTATCACAAAATTTCAgcttactctctctctctctttttgaaATAGTTAAAAATTCTTATTGGGACATTATCATGGAGAAGTGAAAAGTTAAAAATTCTTATTTGAATAGGTTTTATTTAAGTACTTCAAGATGACACAAACCAACCTTCCTTCCAAGTGACTCAGACATCCACTTATCAATTCGACCATGAAAACCAGATAAGAAGCTTAAGCTTTGGCgataaaaataagagagaaattttGGAAATTTCCGAGCTAAGAAGTACATTAATTTCCTTTTTGACGGCCCATTTTCCCATGTTTTTCTCATCTCTTCTTTTGTCATACCCAGCTCATATGGATTAATCATTGGGGCAATCATCACAGCACCTGCAAATCCAGTTAAGACAATCACAGTAAGTCATTTACTTCAGTGACGACCATTGCCAGACAATATTGaccaaaaaaaagaaattggtagattttttttttcgtccATATACTTATTTTTAGATTAACTTTATATCATAAGAAATTATAAACACGTAAAAATGAAGTCCACATTTTGTGGGGCCAGAGAACATGTCTGAGAATGCCAACTGTTCAAGATTACTTGCAACAATATTCACAAATTTATAAAGTTGATAAAAcagaaaaagagaataaaataaatgtacAAGCAATTCTATCAGGGATGTATCTGAGTGCAGCCCAAGCATGCATGCTTCCACTTGAGTAACCCAGCACCCAAAACTTGTCATTAATGCCTATAGCATTCGCTAGGTGGAGCATATCAAGTGCTGATGAGTTAAGATTTCTGCTCGGATGAGGATCACTCTCCCCAAAACCAGGAAGGTCATATGTGATCAAGCGAACACCAAACTCTTCGAGTAGTGATGCTTTAACTCCAGGTATACCTTTGACGGAAATTTGTTTAAGAAATTACCATCAAATGAATTGTCATCGAGTAGAAACAGTTCGTTGCATGCTACTTCGGAGAAAAAAGGACCAGAAATTGTTTTATACCTGCAAGTCGAGACGAGAGAAAAGAATGTGGAGCAATCATGGAAAATCTTGCCTTGTAGGCAGGGACACCATTTTCATGATAAGCCGTGTGTCACAGGGGAGAGcatatttctatttaaaattgaaaagttaaattgtaccaatcaattttaatttattaatgggtaaactgtaatttagtccctctgatttagtgaaaaacaacatttcgtccctctgttttaaaaaacctttaatttatttactgtgatttttaaaaattatgcgtttagtccctcccgttagattttccaTTAAATCACCGTTAGTCTTCAATTTATAAGTTGCTCAAcagaaaattaaatagaaaatttctAGATTGCCCTTTAACTAGCGGGAAGGATGGTATTTTTTCCCTCCAATTACAGAAAGGGCTATTTAAGAATGAGGAAAAGCTAATGCACAGATATTATTCAAGGATGTCGGTCACCAGTTGCTCACCCAATACCAGCGGCGGATGGGAGGGAAGATATCTGAATAAGAATTGCAAGTGTGGCATTAGGGCTGCTGTGAGGATTTCTGAATTTGAAAGGAGCAAGAACTGCTTGTATTATGCTTGTCGCAACAATGTATGTGAATCATTCCTGGGATGGTGTATACTGGCATCGAGGTTTCCAGTAAGTGCAGAGACAGTTGAAGTCGGGTCGAGGCAAAGAAATCTTGAGCGAGAGTTGGCTGATATAAAAGAAGATATGCTTATTGTGCAAGATGAGAATCGAAAGATGATAATGAAGATGGAAGATATGGAGAATATGATGGGTTTTACAAAGACTATCTTAGTTATTGTATTGGTGTTAATagtctttatttttcttctcattCTCGTTCTCATTGGGGGGAGAATGAGATCTGTGTAATGGATTTTGCAGTATTTGCTTATTGGGGTTATTTTGGATGTAAGTAAATGGATGAAAAGGGGTAGGTTGTTGAAGTAGTTGGATGTGGGTTAATGAAATCTTTAAGTTTCATAGATTGTAGGTTATTTTGGGTTGGATGTGGGTTAATGAAATCTTAAGTTTCATAGATAGTGGGTTAGTTTAGGTGTAAGTTATTCTGATGTATTATAACTGATGGGTTAATATTTTGTAGTATGTAAATCTGATGCAATGCAAGCTACTATGAATGATGACTAGTATTTTATACATTCTTAGTTTTCATGTGTTTGCCTCCTTCTCAAAGTGTAGAACCAATTCATATAATGAAGCCACCATTTCTgtcaaataacaaaaaaaaaaaccagtaTTTTATACATTCTCAGTTTTCATGTGTTTGTGTAAATTGGTTGAATCAATGTTGTTTAGATCTAAGATTATTGGCAATAATAAAATCTGAAATGTTAGATGGACTGAGTGGTTgtataatttattagtaaagGAGTAATAtgtattgaatttaaaatattgagGGACTATTTACTatgaaatatgaaaatatagggGCTAAAGGTCTATTAAAATTGCAAACGCATGGACTAAATTGATTGTAAACTTATTAATCTTAGGGCTTAATTCATGACTAAATTACTAGTATCCAAATTGGGAAAAACATAAATTGCTATGAAATTGATAATAAAATTGCTGACATAATTAGCTCATAAATGAGTTATCTAAAACAAATATCATATCATTATATTTAGTCAGTACAATATCAAAGTTTAGCCATTCACTGCCCAAGTACAAAGATCATAGCAATAACTTTTTTCTGCATATCCTAAAATTATCATAAGCTTCCAAAAGTCTGTACCCATATATACTCCAAAAAATTTATCCTATTTACCAGGACTACCTGTACCCATAATTACAAAAATACAAAAGTACAACATCAATATTGTCCATAGAAAACCAGCTTCCTAAATCTTCAAGGGTATTGGTAGTATCTACATCTTCCAAAATCTTCATTACTTGTGGCATCTCAGATATGTCTCCCATGTATGTTAGATGAATTGCCATTTCTCTGTTACAAAAAAAAatgagattaaattaatttattcaatatataatctaaaaaataatatccaCAAATACTTACCTTCTCCTTAATAGGTGCCCTTTGACAAGTCCTTTTATTATGCCCTAGTTGCTTACATGTGGCACATCTAGTTGTCTTTGATTTGGTCCTTACATTTGATGGAGCAGCTTCACCTTCTTCCCTCTTCCTTGCTTTTCTAGGCCTCCCAGGTAACCTTTTCAAAAGTGGTGGCATAATACATTGAGACTCATCTTGTATACTGTAATTGGCTTGTGGCATTGGGTGAATAACCCCTTCATAAACCTTCAAATATGTTGAAACATAATAGTAATAATGGCAATAATCCTCAATATCTTGACGCATGTATCCAATACACAAGGCTACATGTTTGCAAGGCAATCCACTTATGTCCCACCATTTGCAAGagcattttttttcttgaagCTTTACATCAAATTTCAGATTACCCTCAGTGACTTCAAATTCATCATTTCTACATGGCAATAACCTACAATTTTTCCCTTGCTTGATGATTGAATTAATTGTCTTGCGAGCGTTAGGAGTGATCTTACCTTCCCATGAAGTCCCATTGGCATATCTCTTCTGGAGTCTGACCATGCATTTTTGTCTAAATGCATCTAACAGTTTCACAATTGGCAACCCTCTAATTTTTCCGATCCATGCATTAAATGATTCTGTCATGTTATTGGTTAAATGCTCTGATTTTGCTTCTGGCCAAAACATGTGTCTACTCCATTGGCTCATGGGTACCTTCAATAACCAGTCAAATGGCTCCCCATCCTTAACCCTTTTAATCCTTTTCATTGCCTCCCAGAACTCATATCCATGTGTGGCTCTAGCATCATTCCAAAATTCTTGTTTCAGACCAAGTCCAGGATATTGCTTCTTAAAGTTGTTGAACATATGTCTACCACAAAATCTATGACATGCCTCAGGAAACCAATTATTGACAGCTTCAATAAGTCCCTATATAAGAAAAAAAGTATTAAACACATAATTTTgttaacagaaaaataaaagtataaataattttgttaacagaaaaataaaagtataaatggTTCTGATAGTAATACCTTTTGTCTATCACTCATGAATGTCAGAGGTGTTTCATCATTTTCTGGACCAATGCAGGTTTTCAAGCAATCAAAGAAAAAATCCCAACTTGTACCACACTCAATCTCCACAATTGCAATAGCTAAAGGAATCACACCTTTATCACCATCAAGTGATATAGCTGATAGCAAAACACCTCCAAATAGACCTTTCAAGTGGCACCCATCAACACCTATAAATGGTCTACATCCAGCTTTAAAGCCATCTATAATTGGTTTAAAAGACAAAAACATCTTCTTAAATACTTTTGGATCATTATTTGAAAGCCTATCTCCAAACTGAAATTTGACAAAAGTTCCTGGATTATGCCTTTGTAGCTCCTTCACATATTCTTCTAAAATCTTATAACTATCTCTGTGACTGCCTTCATTTTGCAATCTAGCTCTTGCTTTAGCTTTGTATAAATTCCATTTACTCACCTCAACTCCCCATTCTTTCACAAGTTCATGATGCATTAAGTCATAAGACATATCACCATCTGCTGATAAGGCATCCATTAGTTTACCTGCAACCCACTTAGAATTTGCATTTGCATTTTTATTACCCATTGCCCTAATACATGTATGATCACTTGCCATTGTTTTAATCATAAATGTTCTACCATCTGGTATCACTGATGCATGTACTCTCCATGGACAACCAGCGGTGGCACATATAGCTGTAACCCTTTTCaaatcattttttttccttctaatAACATAACCCCCCTTAATAGCATAATCTCGTAAAGCATTCCTAAAGGCAGAAGCATCAACAAAACATTGACCAATCTCAAATTGGATCTCACCTTCACCATTATATGTAAATGGATTATTGTAAAATCCATGCAAATGATCCTTCTGGTCTGGTGCATTGTCACCATCTGATGATGATGAATCTATTGAAGCTTCTGACTCTAAGTTGCTCAATCCATCACTATCCTTAGCAATATCCATTTCATCTAACTCAACTTCTGAATCTACATGACTATCACTACTAATCTCATCTGATTCATCAATTCCAACAGTTTTTGTACAATCACTGCCATTAGAGGACTCAAATTGATATTCATTTTCACTCTCACTCATTTCTGATTCTGTACATTTGCCCTTGCATTCTTAGTACCCTTAGTTATTCCACTACCACTAGCATCAGCAGACTCCAAATTATTTCCACTACCCTTACCCCTGCCCCTAGCTAAgccccttcctctgcctcttaCACTAAAATTGCCTCTCCCATTACCCCTGCCCCTAGCTAAgccccttcctctgcctcttaCACTAAAATTGCCTCTCCCATTACCCCTGCCCCTAGCTAAGCCCCTTCCTCTGCCTTTTACACTTACACTGACTCTATCCTTACCACTGCCCCTATTTTCATTTCTACCACTGCCCATGTTACAATTAGTGCCTCCATCCCCATCAACTAGTATTTCAGATTGAGCCGTCACGGGTACCTCTACAAAGTCACTTGCAGGTGATTCAGatgtattatttttatgaaCAGTTTGATCTCCCTCATTTCTTTCCTCCACAAATACAAAATCATCATAAACAGTCTCATTTATAAATTCATTTGCATCATTTTCAGAATTCCCCTCACTATCCTCAACTTCCAAAATAATCTTTTCTTTCTCCTTACTACTTTCACATTTTTCACTATTGCACTTTTCTTTCATCTCATATTGCTTTAACCAGAAGGGCTTGAAAGGTGGAGGTTCACTTTTCCTACCAGATTCTGTGTCCAAAGCAAACTTCAAGGGCCCATCACCAATCACAGATAATGCATAATGTTTCTCATAGCAATTCATTTTTATCAGAGGATTATCAGCATActtttcaaacaatttattcACATCATCATCCCCTTTAACATGTATTCCACAACTAGAAATAATATCCATAAAGTCAGATTTAATCCTAAATGCCTTATGGCAATCTGATAGTAGACTAAAGTATGAGTACATATCTGGGTTAACATTTCGCACAATGACAACCTCCTTCTCAAACTGCAGGACCAATTCATATAATGAACCCACCATTTCTgtcaaataacaaaaaaaaaaaacattaataataaaacaCAAATTGTAAAACAggtaaccctaatccctaaatCG
Proteins encoded in this region:
- the LOC110623440 gene encoding protein IQ-DOMAIN 2 translates to MGRKGKWFSSVRKALSPEPKEKKDQKSNKSKKKWFGKQREPDSESTSLERVRVLSPPPAAPPPLPHQSEEVKTIEVTNEQNEQAYSVAVAAAAEPVHPSFEPTMEVVQHVKVNKFAGKPSKEVAAIKIQTAFRGYMARRALRALRGLVRLKSLMEGPTVKRQAIHTLQCMQTLARVQSQIHSRRVRMSEENQALHRQLLQKHAQELEKLRMGEEWDDSLQSKEQIEANLLSKYEAAMRREKALAYSFSHQQTWKNSSRSANPMFMNSGNPAWGWSWLERWMAAHPWENRSMTDKENKDLSSVKNANRSMVGGEICKSYARYQLNSDKFSPSEGEKARQTTSPRSYSTPSKLASSAIARKLKSASPRSSVGAPDDDSRSIVSMQSDRYRRHSIAGTPVRDDESLGSSSTVPSYMVPTESARAKSRLQSPLGAEKDGTPEKEKRTPGPVKKRLSYPPSPARIRRQSGPRKVESIINSENGVVDTEG
- the LOC110623242 gene encoding uncharacterized protein LOC110623242, with protein sequence MSESENEYQFESSNGSDCTKTVGIDESDEISSDSHVDSEVELDEMDIAKDSDGLSNLESEASIDSSSSDGDNAPDQKDHLHGFYNNPFTYNGEGEIQFEIGQCFVDASAFRNALRDYAIKGGYVIRRKKNDLKRVTAICATAGCPWRVHASVIPDGRTFMIKTMASDHTCIRAMGNKNANANSKWVAGKLMDALSADGDMSYDLMHHELVKEWGVEVSKWNLYKAKARARLQNEGSHRDSYKILEEYVKELQRHNPGTFVKFQFGDRLSNNDPKVFKKMFLSFKPIIDGFKAGCRPFIGVDGCHLKGLFGGVLLSAISLDGDKGVIPLAIAIVEIECGTSWDFFFDCLKTCIGPENDETPLTFMSDRQKGLIEAVNNWFPEACHRFCGRHMFNNFKKQYPGLGLKQEFWNDARATHGYEFWEAMKRIKRVKDGEPFDWLLKVPMSQWSRHMFWPEAKSEHLTNNMTESFNAWIGKIRGLPIVKLLDAFRQKCMVRLQKRYANGTSWEGKITPNARKTINSIIKQGKNCRLLPCRNDEFEVTEGNLKFDVKLQEKKCSCKWWDISGLPCKHVALCIGYMRQDIEDYCHYYYYVSTYLKVYEGVIHPMPQANYSIQDESQCIMPPLLKRLPGRPRKARKREEGEAAPSNVRTKSKTTRCATCKQLGHNKRTCQRAPIKEKVSICGYYFLDYILNKLI
- the LOC110623243 gene encoding uncharacterized protein LOC110623243, with translation MIAPHSFLSSRLAGIPGVKASLLEEFGVRLITYDLPGFGESDPHPSRNLNSSALDMLHLANAIGINDKFWVLGYSSGSMHAWAALRYIPDRIACAVMIAPMINPYELGMTKEEMRKTWENGPSKRKLMYFLARKFPKFLSYFYRQSLSFLSGFHGRIDKWMSESLGRKDEILIEDPAFEEFWHMDVEESIRQGSAKPFIEEAVLQVSNWGFSLADLHVQKKCQKKGIILWLRSTYSPAECDLAGFLGPIHIWQGTDDQLAPPSMTDYINRVLPGVVLHKIPNEGHECHRQIFSALFGEALGPLNKMAEMNETSFQGQLEEVLSSSPPMVDSSSGDM